In Paractinoplanes brasiliensis, the following proteins share a genomic window:
- a CDS encoding IucA/IucC family C-terminal-domain containing protein — MFGTSTELPGVAPDLVVHDPTDWTPASALAGEQLDILLESSRRRWNAQPHAAAALAWKAYTYWVALPAVLGYASARRVPLLTADNVLTHFDDPRPLITVGLRAGTPVAVLAGDPLALSGLPHVRVVPDEAALLVELRRSLLDQHLSPLLDAIHDRVRLGKRTLLGSLSSGVAYGVLRSADVLPGRSAETIAQLHNALGVEDLIELVPGSNGKLDVQRKTCCLAFTLPQPKVCQGCCIKS, encoded by the coding sequence ATGTTCGGCACCAGCACCGAACTGCCCGGCGTCGCTCCCGATTTGGTCGTCCACGATCCCACGGACTGGACACCCGCGAGCGCGCTGGCCGGCGAACAGCTCGACATCCTGCTCGAGTCGTCGCGTCGGCGCTGGAACGCCCAGCCGCACGCCGCCGCCGCGCTGGCGTGGAAGGCGTACACCTACTGGGTGGCCCTGCCGGCCGTGCTCGGTTACGCCTCGGCCCGCCGCGTGCCCCTGCTGACCGCCGACAACGTGCTGACGCACTTCGACGACCCCCGGCCGCTGATCACCGTCGGCCTGCGGGCCGGCACCCCGGTCGCCGTCCTCGCCGGCGATCCCCTCGCGCTCTCCGGCCTGCCGCACGTCCGCGTGGTCCCCGACGAGGCCGCCCTGCTGGTCGAACTGCGACGCTCGCTGCTCGACCAGCATCTGTCCCCGCTGCTCGATGCCATTCATGACCGCGTACGCCTCGGCAAGCGCACCCTGCTGGGCTCGCTCTCCTCCGGCGTGGCGTACGGGGTGCTCCGCTCGGCCGACGTGCTGCCCGGCCGTTCCGCCGAGACTATCGCCCAGCTCCACAACGCCCTCGGCGTCGAAGACCTGATCGAGCTGGTGCCGGGCAGCAACGGCAAGCTCGACGTCCAGCGCAAGACGTGCTGCCTGGCCTTCACGCTGCCCCAGCCCAAGGTCTGCCAGGGCTGCTGCATCAAGTCCTGA